A window of the Elusimicrobiota bacterium genome harbors these coding sequences:
- a CDS encoding oxidoreductase: MAEIVLVTGASSGIGRATAELLLKKGYTVYAGARRIDKLKELEPLGAEILSLDVTDEASLNNAVDTVFRAEGRIDILINNAGYGAHGAIEDVPMSEARRQFDVNVFGLARLTQLVLPIMRKQGSGKIINISSIAGKLTTPLGGWYHATKHAVEAYSDALRLEVGRFGIKIIIIEPGPIKTEWDGVTLANLSKYSGSGPYARLADNLTNKFRAGYRKGAPGPEAVAVVILKALRSKCPAARYVVTFQAKAILFIKWLLPDRVLDAALRFALRG; the protein is encoded by the coding sequence ATGGCTGAGATCGTTCTGGTAACTGGCGCGTCGTCCGGTATCGGCAGGGCCACGGCGGAACTGCTGCTAAAAAAGGGATATACGGTTTACGCGGGTGCGCGCCGGATTGATAAGCTTAAAGAACTTGAGCCGCTTGGCGCCGAAATCTTATCACTTGATGTGACCGATGAGGCGTCTTTAAACAATGCTGTAGACACTGTGTTTAGGGCGGAGGGTCGTATTGACATACTTATAAACAACGCCGGCTACGGAGCCCACGGCGCCATTGAAGATGTACCTATGTCCGAAGCCCGCCGCCAGTTCGATGTGAATGTTTTTGGCCTGGCCCGCCTTACCCAGCTGGTTCTGCCCATAATGCGCAAGCAGGGTTCAGGCAAAATAATAAACATTTCTTCCATCGCCGGCAAGCTAACCACGCCGCTTGGCGGCTGGTACCACGCCACCAAACATGCCGTTGAAGCATACTCCGACGCCCTGCGCCTTGAGGTCGGCCGCTTCGGGATAAAGATAATAATTATAGAACCGGGCCCGATAAAAACCGAATGGGACGGAGTGACGCTGGCGAACCTTTCAAAATACTCCGGTTCAGGCCCTTATGCCCGGCTTGCCGATAATCTGACCAATAAATTCAGGGCCGGTTACCGGAAGGGGGCGCCAGGGCCGGAAGCCGTGGCCGTGGTAATCCTTAAGGCCCTTCGCTCCAAATGTCCGGCCGCCCGCTACGTAGTGACTTTTCAGGCCAAAGCGATACTGTTCATTAAATGGCTGCTGCCCGACCGTGTGCTGGACGCGGCCCTGCGGTTTGCTTTAAGAGGCTGA
- a CDS encoding pyrimidine dimer DNA glycosylase/endonuclease V yields the protein MRIWDVAPRRLCRNHLLGEHRELHAVWVILTQGKKGYARHPETLRWHGSLKALYLRHARLVAEMACRGYSHRSPLDKRLATGRATQNKYIDPPRRQLKLLREKGCACRA from the coding sequence ATGAGAATATGGGACGTGGCTCCGCGCAGGCTTTGCCGCAATCATCTGCTTGGCGAGCACCGGGAGCTCCATGCGGTCTGGGTAATACTGACGCAGGGGAAAAAAGGCTATGCCAGGCATCCTGAGACGCTGCGCTGGCACGGCAGTCTAAAGGCTCTGTATCTGCGCCATGCAAGGCTGGTTGCTGAGATGGCTTGTAGGGGCTATTCCCACAGAAGCCCTTTGGACAAGCGGCTGGCCACGGGCCGGGCCACGCAAAATAAATATATAGATCCACCACGGAGGCAGTTGAAACTGTTGCGGGAAAAAGGCTGCGCCTGCCGCGCATAA